One window from the genome of Bacillus tianshenii encodes:
- the serA gene encoding phosphoglycerate dehydrogenase, which produces MYKILVSDTMSEEGLAPLLASDEVEVVQKKVDEVQGELAEFDALLVRSGTKVTEELLDQMTKLKIVARAGVGVDNIDVDAATTRGIVVINAPDGNTISTAEHTFAMMASLMRNIPQAVKSVKDGKWERKKYQGTELNEKTLGIVGMGRIGGELAKRAKAFGMSVYVFDPFLTHARAEKLGVSSVELETLLTEADIITVHTPLTKETKGLLNHETIGKTKKGVYLINCARGGIIDEEALADYVESGHVAGAALDVFVTEPPTNNRLLELDQIITTPHLGASTVEAQLNVAAQVADEVLQFLQGQPVKNSLNLPTLSKEVYQKIQPYYELASSMGSLASQCMQIPVKEIELQYGGKIADLDTTILTRTLLAGFLRPRVDTPVNEVNASAVTKQRGIVYGEKVTSETNGYSNSITAIVHGEDTTFTIQGTYVREYGPRIVNMNGFDIDFYPNGSLLYIQHTDRPGVIGKVGFILGEHKVNIATMQVGRKEAGGEAIMMLSFDKPASDEVYNELSNVEDIVSIKRIEL; this is translated from the coding sequence ATGTACAAAATTTTGGTTTCTGACACAATGAGTGAAGAAGGCCTAGCTCCTCTTCTAGCAAGTGACGAAGTTGAAGTCGTACAAAAGAAAGTAGACGAAGTACAAGGTGAACTTGCAGAATTTGATGCACTGCTTGTACGAAGTGGTACAAAAGTTACAGAAGAACTGCTTGACCAAATGACGAAATTAAAAATTGTAGCCCGCGCCGGTGTTGGTGTCGATAACATCGATGTGGATGCAGCCACTACTCGCGGTATCGTTGTCATTAATGCTCCAGATGGAAACACAATTTCAACTGCTGAACATACTTTTGCTATGATGGCATCATTAATGCGTAACATCCCACAAGCAGTGAAATCTGTGAAAGATGGCAAATGGGAACGCAAAAAGTATCAAGGTACTGAGTTAAATGAAAAAACACTAGGTATCGTCGGAATGGGCCGTATCGGTGGTGAATTAGCAAAGCGCGCTAAAGCATTCGGAATGTCTGTGTACGTATTTGATCCATTCTTAACACATGCTCGTGCTGAAAAGCTCGGTGTTTCTTCTGTTGAATTGGAGACGCTTCTTACTGAGGCAGATATTATTACTGTACATACACCATTAACAAAAGAAACAAAAGGGCTATTAAACCATGAAACAATCGGAAAAACGAAAAAAGGTGTTTATCTGATTAACTGTGCGCGCGGTGGTATTATCGATGAAGAAGCACTTGCTGATTACGTTGAAAGCGGACACGTTGCTGGAGCAGCTCTTGATGTATTTGTAACCGAGCCACCGACAAATAATCGTTTGTTAGAGCTTGATCAAATTATCACAACACCACACCTTGGTGCTTCTACAGTAGAAGCTCAGCTTAACGTAGCAGCACAAGTTGCTGATGAAGTTCTACAATTCTTACAAGGTCAGCCAGTTAAGAACTCACTTAACTTACCGACTCTTTCAAAAGAAGTATACCAAAAAATCCAGCCATATTATGAGCTTGCAAGCAGCATGGGTTCTCTCGCATCACAATGCATGCAAATTCCAGTTAAAGAAATTGAACTTCAGTATGGCGGTAAGATTGCTGACTTAGATACAACGATTTTAACACGTACATTACTTGCTGGCTTCCTTCGTCCACGTGTTGACACTCCTGTAAACGAAGTAAACGCATCGGCTGTCACAAAGCAACGTGGCATTGTATACGGCGAAAAAGTCACAAGTGAAACAAACGGCTATTCAAACTCAATCACAGCAATTGTTCATGGAGAAGATACAACTTTTACGATCCAAGGTACATATGTACGCGAGTATGGTCCACGTATCGTAAATATGAACGGATTCGATATCGATTTCTATCCAAACGGCAGCCTGCTGTACATCCAGCACACTGACCGTCCTGGGGTAATCGGTAAAGTTGGTTTCATCCTTGGTGAACATAAAGTAAACATTGCAACAATGCAAGTAGGCCGTAAAGAAGCTGGCGGTGAAGCCATCATGATGCTTTCATTTGATAAACCAGCATCTGATGAAGTATATAACGAACTAAGCAACGTTGAAGATATTGTTTCAATTAAACGAATCGAATTGTAA
- a CDS encoding bifunctional adenosylcobinamide kinase/adenosylcobinamide-phosphate guanylyltransferase: protein MHFVTGGVCQGKKKWVSNYYQLHSASNVLWQSAYERQLYIPKQKTASFLIFEGVEAAIKETLVKAEDDICAYWNTFFEKVIEWESGGGTCVVIGADISKGIVPMEELNRQWRDYTGWCYQTLAAKAERVDVIWCGLPQTLKK from the coding sequence TTGCATTTCGTTACAGGAGGTGTCTGTCAAGGAAAGAAAAAATGGGTAAGCAATTACTATCAGCTTCATTCAGCATCGAATGTTTTGTGGCAGTCAGCATATGAGCGACAGCTGTATATTCCAAAACAAAAAACAGCATCCTTTCTCATTTTTGAAGGAGTAGAGGCCGCAATTAAAGAAACATTAGTTAAAGCTGAGGATGACATTTGTGCTTATTGGAACACTTTTTTTGAAAAGGTCATTGAGTGGGAAAGCGGCGGTGGTACCTGTGTTGTCATTGGTGCTGATATTTCAAAAGGAATTGTGCCGATGGAGGAGCTTAACCGCCAGTGGCGTGACTATACAGGCTGGTGTTATCAAACCCTTGCAGCTAAGGCAGAACGGGTAGATGTTATTTGGTGTGGATTACCACAAACATTGAAAAAATAA
- the sigX gene encoding RNA polymerase sigma factor SigX, translating to MRELFQQIYERYHQDLFRFIFYMVKNREQTEDLVQEVYIKVLKSYDRFEGKSSEKTWLFSIAKHVTIDWFRKQKRRNIADGMDDELIHAMIDDDSPLPEEIAVLNEEIQQVYACLKTCTDDQRMVIVLRFLQSFSIAETAEVLGWTESKVKTTQHRAMKALKTCMHDVLSKGGMPHA from the coding sequence ATGAGGGAGTTATTCCAACAGATATATGAGCGGTATCACCAAGATTTGTTTCGGTTTATCTTTTATATGGTTAAAAACCGAGAACAAACAGAAGATCTCGTTCAAGAAGTATATATAAAAGTATTAAAATCATATGACCGCTTTGAAGGTAAAAGCAGTGAAAAGACATGGCTGTTTTCAATTGCAAAGCATGTCACCATTGATTGGTTTCGAAAACAGAAACGCAGGAATATCGCTGATGGTATGGATGACGAACTGATTCATGCGATGATTGATGATGATTCGCCACTGCCTGAGGAGATTGCTGTCTTAAATGAGGAAATTCAACAAGTCTATGCTTGCTTGAAAACCTGCACAGACGACCAACGTATGGTAATTGTGCTACGCTTTTTACAATCCTTTTCCATTGCGGAAACTGCAGAGGTATTAGGCTGGACAGAAAGCAAAGTGAAAACAACACAGCATCGTGCAATGAAAGCATTGAAGACATGCATGCATGATGTGTTAAGTAAGGGTGGGATGCCACATGCCTAG
- a CDS encoding cob(I)yrinic acid a,c-diamide adenosyltransferase, which translates to MKLYTRTGDKGQTSLVGGRVEKDHLRVNAYGTIDEINSFLGQAMTQLKDDVFKDIYQELEKVQHELFDCGGDLAHVKVDPSKFKVTEEMVTFLEERIDAYIEEAPPLEKFILPGGSPAAATIHIARTVARRGERAIVTLMREEEINPFVLTYVNRLSDYLFAIGRVINARLNVKDVEYERSALVFRRGKRKEKE; encoded by the coding sequence ATGAAACTTTATACAAGAACAGGTGACAAAGGACAAACATCATTAGTTGGCGGCCGTGTTGAGAAAGACCATCTTCGTGTAAATGCTTATGGAACAATTGATGAGATCAACAGCTTTCTAGGGCAAGCAATGACACAGCTTAAAGATGATGTATTCAAAGATATTTATCAAGAGCTAGAAAAGGTGCAACACGAATTATTTGATTGTGGCGGTGATTTAGCTCATGTGAAAGTCGACCCTTCAAAGTTTAAAGTGACTGAAGAAATGGTGACGTTTTTAGAAGAGCGAATTGATGCTTATATTGAAGAGGCTCCACCACTTGAGAAGTTTATTTTACCAGGCGGTTCACCTGCAGCTGCAACGATTCATATTGCCAGAACGGTGGCTCGTCGTGGAGAGCGGGCAATTGTAACGCTTATGCGTGAAGAGGAAATCAATCCGTTTGTGCTCACATATGTCAATCGCTTATCAGATTATTTATTTGCAATTGGCCGTGTCATTAATGCTCGCTTAAATGTAAAGGACGTCGAGTATGAGCGTAGTGCACTTGTGTTCCGCAGAGGAAAAAGGAAAGAGAAAGAATGA
- a CDS encoding GerAB/ArcD/ProY family transporter, giving the protein MNIPAKFKVEPFLVFYLVHASQVGVGILGFQRILMEEAGHDAWISILITGFIYHIILYMIFNMLNTYKTDLTGLHKKFFGKWVGKCLDFVFIIYVLVTAFTVIRTYIEVVQVWMFPQLASWVLGVLFCTLIYYVVTGGFRVVTGICFFGVVIPSFLTEFFFFPLQYADFGNLLPILDTPFPKILSAVNDTALSYLGLEMLLVYYPFIRKPEKSQKFAHLGLAATTSLYVFITLVTFAFYSEKQLEKTVWATLSLFKVAEFSFLERFEYFAVAIWVFVVIPNMVIYLWVSTRVAKESFHLSQRKILAVFLTVIFISIVSIDSRVLVDQINTYLGNLAFYFIIGYIPALYLISKLHNRMHRRSKT; this is encoded by the coding sequence ATGAACATTCCGGCAAAATTCAAAGTCGAACCTTTCTTAGTTTTTTATTTAGTTCATGCATCACAAGTTGGGGTTGGAATATTAGGATTTCAACGCATTCTTATGGAAGAAGCTGGTCATGATGCATGGATATCGATACTTATTACGGGATTTATATATCACATTATCTTATATATGATCTTTAACATGCTAAATACATATAAAACGGATTTAACGGGCTTGCACAAAAAGTTTTTTGGTAAGTGGGTTGGAAAATGTCTAGACTTTGTTTTTATCATTTATGTGCTCGTTACTGCCTTCACAGTAATTCGTACATATATTGAAGTTGTACAAGTATGGATGTTTCCTCAGCTTGCTTCTTGGGTGCTTGGTGTGCTTTTTTGTACATTGATTTATTATGTTGTAACTGGTGGGTTCCGGGTAGTGACAGGTATTTGTTTTTTTGGTGTTGTGATCCCCTCCTTTTTAACGGAATTCTTCTTTTTTCCTTTGCAGTATGCTGACTTTGGGAACTTACTTCCCATTCTTGACACTCCTTTTCCCAAGATTTTAAGTGCGGTAAATGATACAGCTCTTTCTTATTTAGGTTTAGAAATGCTGCTTGTCTATTATCCCTTTATTAGAAAACCGGAGAAATCACAGAAATTTGCTCATCTCGGTTTAGCAGCTACTACATCTCTCTATGTGTTCATTACGCTAGTAACTTTTGCTTTTTATAGTGAAAAGCAATTGGAGAAGACAGTATGGGCAACATTAAGTTTATTTAAGGTGGCTGAGTTTTCTTTTCTTGAACGATTTGAGTATTTTGCAGTTGCCATTTGGGTATTTGTCGTTATTCCGAATATGGTTATTTACTTATGGGTTTCAACCCGTGTGGCAAAAGAGAGCTTTCATCTATCACAAAGAAAAATATTGGCTGTCTTTTTAACTGTTATCTTTATTAGTATTGTTTCAATAGACAGCAGAGTGCTTGTAGACCAGATTAACACATACTTAGGTAATCTTGCTTTTTACTTTATTATTGGTTATATTCCTGCCTTATACCTCATTTCAAAGCTGCATAATCGCATGCATAGGAGGTCTAAAACATGA
- a CDS encoding bifunctional adenosylcobinamide kinase/adenosylcobinamide-phosphate guanylyltransferase encodes MLIFVSGGVRSGKSSFAEQYACHLAEDTCIHYIATSTITDNEMKQRIQKHQNDRAASPYEWKTWEQPRNLENIIPQFSITDTVLIDCLTVWLSNELFINDIWQSAQQSAFVVRRMKETIEQYQKQCLHVIVVSNDLFYDGMPEDVGSKCYLSSLGKLHQEIVEIADEAYQAEFGLVQAMKEGNS; translated from the coding sequence ATGCTAATTTTTGTGAGCGGGGGAGTGCGAAGTGGAAAGAGTTCATTCGCTGAGCAGTATGCATGCCATTTAGCAGAGGATACATGTATTCACTATATTGCGACAAGCACGATTACTGATAATGAAATGAAGCAGCGTATTCAGAAGCATCAGAACGACCGTGCAGCTTCGCCTTATGAATGGAAAACATGGGAGCAGCCTCGGAATTTGGAAAACATTATACCTCAGTTTTCAATAACAGATACGGTGTTAATTGATTGTTTAACGGTGTGGCTAAGCAATGAGCTTTTTATAAATGACATTTGGCAATCAGCGCAACAGTCAGCATTTGTTGTCAGGCGAATGAAAGAAACAATCGAACAATATCAGAAACAATGCTTGCATGTCATTGTTGTTTCGAATGACCTTTTCTATGACGGTATGCCTGAAGATGTAGGAAGCAAGTGTTATCTTTCTTCATTAGGGAAGCTGCATCAAGAAATTGTTGAGATAGCGGATGAGGCGTACCAAGCGGAGTTTGGGCTTGTGCAAGCGATGAAGGAAGGGAACAGTTAA
- a CDS encoding inorganic diphosphatase has product MAYENKVVEAFIEIPTGSQNKYEFDKEKGVFKLDRVLFSPQFYPAEYGYLEDTLALDGDPLDILVMVTNPTFPGCVIDARVIGFLNMIDSGEEDQKLLAVPVEDPRFADVHTLDDVPEHTLKEIAHFFRTYKDLQGKTCEIGDWEGPEAAGKLIDECIERYANNK; this is encoded by the coding sequence ATGGCTTATGAAAACAAAGTTGTTGAAGCATTTATTGAAATTCCAACTGGCAGCCAAAACAAATATGAATTTGACAAAGAAAAAGGTGTCTTCAAACTAGACCGCGTTCTTTTCTCTCCGCAGTTCTATCCTGCTGAGTACGGATATCTTGAAGATACGTTAGCTCTTGATGGTGATCCACTTGATATTCTTGTTATGGTAACAAACCCTACGTTCCCTGGTTGCGTAATCGATGCACGAGTAATTGGTTTCTTAAACATGATTGACAGCGGCGAAGAAGATCAAAAGCTTCTTGCAGTTCCTGTTGAAGATCCTCGTTTTGCAGATGTACATACACTTGATGATGTGCCAGAACATACATTGAAGGAGATTGCTCACTTCTTCAGAACATACAAAGACCTTCAAGGTAAAACATGTGAAATCGGTGACTGGGAAGGTCCAGAAGCTGCTGGAAAATTAATTGATGAATGCATCGAGCGTTATGCAAACAACAAATAA
- the cobS gene encoding adenosylcobinamide-GDP ribazoletransferase, whose amino-acid sequence MRFVFDGFILAVQFFTPIPLSVEVPWEERKARFAVMWLPFIGLSIGMLLAGAFLALQAGSFSSLAVSIVLLFLMTVTTGGLHLDGWMDCADAYFSFQDRRKRLEVMSDPRTGAFGVIALLFLLLFRWLFLYEAVHLQADLVPFVLIVLPFIVRIGMVYTICFTSSAKESGLAHHFQRYLKRRDFVIVLCLGIMLLSLGLFIFNGEYLYLMLSAGIMLYTALFQIFVKRSFGGITGDTLGAFIEGGETFLWMGVWLLLSYGMV is encoded by the coding sequence ATGCGGTTTGTGTTTGATGGCTTCATACTAGCTGTTCAATTTTTCACGCCAATTCCCCTTTCAGTAGAAGTTCCTTGGGAGGAAAGAAAAGCACGCTTTGCAGTAATGTGGCTGCCATTCATTGGTCTAAGTATTGGCATGCTGCTCGCTGGTGCTTTTCTCGCTTTGCAAGCAGGGTCCTTTTCTTCACTAGCTGTTTCAATTGTTCTCCTGTTTCTCATGACTGTTACTACAGGCGGCTTACATTTAGACGGCTGGATGGATTGCGCGGATGCTTACTTTTCCTTTCAAGACAGAAGGAAACGACTTGAGGTTATGAGCGACCCGCGTACAGGGGCTTTCGGTGTTATCGCCCTCTTATTTTTATTGTTATTTCGGTGGTTGTTTCTTTATGAAGCCGTTCATCTTCAAGCGGATTTGGTTCCCTTTGTTTTAATTGTGCTGCCCTTTATCGTTCGTATTGGCATGGTCTATACGATTTGCTTTACGTCTTCAGCTAAAGAAAGTGGTCTTGCCCATCACTTTCAACGCTACTTAAAACGACGAGATTTCGTGATTGTGCTTTGTTTAGGAATTATGTTACTTAGTCTTGGGTTGTTTATTTTCAATGGGGAGTATTTGTATCTTATGCTTAGTGCAGGAATAATGCTGTATACTGCTTTGTTTCAAATATTTGTGAAGCGGTCATTCGGTGGTATAACAGGCGATACGCTTGGTGCATTTATTGAAGGTGGTGAGACATTCTTATGGATGGGCGTGTGGCTGTTACTCTCATACGGCATGGTGTAA
- a CDS encoding ATPase, which produces MISADCCGGVGEKVADIVAASNEQTAYFTMRVALMELLAVGASLQSIAVQNLTSETAWQSYCNGIQQLLSEVGIEHVPITGSSETNFQLKQSGLGLTLTGRVKPREKRVAITPKSALFAVIGKPLVGEAVLHEKGGVASLVTFYKLLQENLIYEAVPVGSKGIDYEVKQLCNANGFPEVLVHSELDLTAPAGPSTCYVISYAIEKEEEIKKIVMDHFYQLYLEKSR; this is translated from the coding sequence GTGATTTCTGCCGATTGTTGCGGAGGGGTAGGAGAGAAAGTCGCTGACATTGTCGCAGCTTCAAATGAGCAAACCGCCTATTTTACAATGCGGGTAGCTTTGATGGAATTACTTGCGGTCGGTGCTTCCTTGCAATCAATTGCTGTTCAAAACCTTACCTCAGAAACAGCTTGGCAGTCGTACTGTAATGGGATACAGCAGCTACTTTCAGAAGTAGGCATCGAACATGTGCCAATTACCGGAAGTAGTGAAACGAACTTTCAGCTCAAGCAGTCAGGCCTTGGGCTTACTTTAACAGGGCGAGTAAAACCTCGAGAAAAAAGAGTCGCGATAACGCCAAAATCAGCTCTATTTGCTGTAATCGGAAAGCCGCTTGTCGGAGAGGCTGTTTTACATGAAAAAGGTGGCGTAGCTTCACTAGTGACATTTTACAAGCTACTTCAAGAAAACCTTATCTATGAAGCAGTTCCTGTTGGCTCTAAAGGAATAGATTATGAAGTTAAACAATTATGTAATGCAAATGGATTTCCAGAAGTCCTCGTCCATTCAGAGTTGGACTTAACAGCACCAGCAGGTCCATCTACATGTTATGTTATTAGTTATGCGATTGAAAAAGAAGAAGAGATAAAGAAAATCGTAATGGATCATTTCTATCAGTTGTATCTTGAAAAGTCTCGGTGA
- a CDS encoding ECF transporter S component, with protein MSVRQLSLLIVFISFSIIGAMIKIPAIVTSVALDSFPALAATAVLGPVGGMITASLGHLGSALLGGLPLGPLHLFVAAEMAGILWVFGKLYQKKKRISAYVFFFVSNGVLAPLPFAFIMGAPFYFALLPALLIGAGINLLAGVIALPKIEHAANRVQKTAVK; from the coding sequence ATGAGCGTAAGGCAGCTTTCATTACTTATTGTCTTTATTTCGTTTTCCATTATAGGGGCAATGATCAAAATTCCTGCTATTGTGACAAGTGTTGCCCTTGATAGCTTTCCGGCACTTGCAGCTACGGCAGTGCTTGGACCAGTCGGAGGAATGATAACAGCATCACTTGGTCACTTAGGTTCAGCCCTCCTAGGTGGTCTTCCGCTTGGTCCGCTGCATTTATTTGTCGCAGCAGAAATGGCAGGCATTCTTTGGGTATTTGGAAAATTGTATCAAAAGAAGAAACGTATCTCAGCCTATGTTTTCTTTTTTGTAAGTAACGGTGTACTGGCTCCCTTACCGTTTGCATTTATTATGGGCGCGCCGTTTTATTTCGCACTTCTCCCAGCGTTGCTAATTGGAGCGGGTATTAATTTACTAGCGGGAGTGATTGCTTTACCAAAAATTGAGCACGCTGCTAATCGTGTTCAGAAGACTGCTGTGAAATAA
- a CDS encoding spore germination protein — translation MKRRPTFYPRSSMKQLFTELKKNNDFVCYEHDSNIEPFIICYFFPLIDSEILHRDLLEKVREPFATLEELQARLPFEQIVITDEPKVVKEKLFGGYVRISIMKEEERCLLIKCLKIEGRDVTAAEIEFSVEGPKEAFTESYQTNLNLIRKRLPTLDLQMKEIKVGKQSHTKVAVMYLGDKAHSEDVDLVFSRLRQIEFDGVLDSSFIQQVLQDNWKSPFPQLKETERPDRVCGQLQEGRLVIIVDGSPFVLCGPVSFVDFFSSMEDYYLSWQVGTAFRLIRYFAVTFSVLATPLYVAVLTYHYQLIPRDLLGTLIGSRANIPFPPIIEALFLELTIELLREAGARLPTKVGQTLGIVGGIVIGQASVEAGLTSNVLLIIVALAALASFTTPVYRMGNTIRLLRFPFLIFAGMWGLLGVMVCSAFVLTHLIRLTSLNRPYLEPIYPPRLKRWRDVFVRFPYMPVSAQKTKKSSIFSGLRFKHQKDIDE, via the coding sequence ATGAAGCGGCGTCCTACATTTTATCCCCGTTCCTCAATGAAACAGCTATTTACAGAGTTAAAAAAGAATAATGATTTTGTTTGTTATGAACATGATTCCAATATTGAACCTTTTATTATCTGTTATTTTTTCCCGTTGATTGATTCAGAAATCTTGCATAGAGATTTGCTAGAAAAGGTAAGAGAGCCTTTTGCAACCCTTGAAGAACTACAAGCTCGTCTTCCTTTTGAACAAATAGTTATTACAGATGAGCCTAAGGTTGTAAAAGAAAAGTTATTTGGGGGATATGTACGAATTTCAATAATGAAAGAAGAGGAACGTTGTCTATTAATAAAGTGCTTAAAGATAGAAGGACGTGACGTTACAGCCGCTGAGATTGAATTTAGTGTAGAAGGGCCGAAAGAAGCGTTCACCGAATCCTATCAAACCAATTTGAACTTAATTCGCAAACGGCTGCCTACATTAGACTTACAAATGAAAGAGATTAAGGTGGGCAAACAATCACATACAAAAGTCGCCGTCATGTATTTAGGAGATAAAGCCCATTCAGAAGATGTTGATCTTGTTTTTTCAAGATTACGCCAGATAGAGTTTGATGGGGTATTAGATAGTTCGTTTATCCAACAAGTATTACAAGATAATTGGAAATCACCTTTCCCACAATTAAAAGAAACAGAACGTCCAGACCGGGTTTGTGGACAGCTGCAGGAAGGCCGGTTAGTGATTATTGTTGATGGCTCACCGTTTGTTTTATGCGGCCCTGTTTCATTTGTCGATTTCTTTTCATCAATGGAAGATTATTATTTATCATGGCAAGTTGGAACGGCCTTTCGGTTAATTCGTTATTTTGCTGTAACCTTTTCAGTACTCGCAACTCCTTTGTACGTGGCGGTTTTGACCTACCATTATCAGTTAATTCCTAGAGACCTGCTTGGAACGTTAATCGGTTCGAGAGCCAATATACCTTTTCCACCGATAATTGAAGCGTTATTTCTAGAGTTGACGATCGAGTTGTTACGGGAGGCAGGAGCTCGTTTGCCAACAAAGGTTGGTCAAACACTTGGTATTGTTGGTGGGATTGTCATTGGACAGGCATCTGTTGAAGCTGGCTTAACAAGTAATGTCCTTCTTATTATTGTTGCATTGGCAGCTCTTGCCTCATTTACAACACCGGTGTATCGAATGGGAAATACGATTCGGTTGTTACGGTTTCCATTTTTAATTTTTGCAGGCATGTGGGGGTTGCTAGGTGTTATGGTTTGTAGTGCCTTTGTGTTAACTCATTTAATTCGCTTAACATCGCTTAACCGTCCTTATTTAGAGCCGATTTATCCGCCGAGATTAAAGAGGTGGCGAGATGTATTTGTTCGTTTTCCTTATATGCCGGTATCAGCTCAAAAAACTAAAAAATCGAGCATATTTAGTGGGCTGAGGTTTAAACATCAAAAGGATATTGATGAGTAG
- a CDS encoding histidine phosphatase family protein has product MDGRVAVTLIRHGVTEANLAKQYLGWRDEPLSVHAEDDLQVMKELFVQPDCLLSSDLNRCVATAKFLFPHLPLKTTRSLREFNFGDWEGKTYAELKEQPAYCAWLDDDRLPVPNGETKAVFHDRIRRSITEIAEEMDGMNATSIAVVTHGGVIRTLLEWFAPTQKSFWQWNVPHAGGWLLETTSERLRRGERCISLQEVSVKERKNG; this is encoded by the coding sequence ATGGATGGGCGTGTGGCTGTTACTCTCATACGGCATGGTGTAACAGAAGCAAATCTCGCAAAACAATATCTCGGCTGGCGTGATGAGCCTCTTTCCGTGCATGCGGAAGATGATTTGCAAGTGATGAAAGAGCTTTTTGTACAGCCTGATTGCCTTCTTTCAAGTGATCTTAACAGATGCGTTGCTACAGCAAAATTTCTCTTTCCTCATCTGCCACTAAAAACAACACGCTCATTGCGGGAGTTTAATTTTGGAGATTGGGAAGGTAAAACGTATGCTGAATTAAAAGAACAGCCTGCTTATTGTGCGTGGCTCGATGATGATCGTCTACCGGTCCCAAATGGTGAAACGAAAGCAGTCTTTCATGACCGTATTAGAAGGAGTATCACAGAAATAGCCGAGGAAATGGATGGAATGAATGCAACGAGTATCGCCGTTGTCACACATGGAGGCGTTATCCGTACACTTCTCGAATGGTTCGCACCAACTCAGAAGTCATTTTGGCAGTGGAATGTGCCGCATGCAGGTGGTTGGCTGCTAGAAACAACGTCGGAGCGATTAAGGAGGGGAGAACGTTGCATTTCGTTACAGGAGGTGTCTGTCAAGGAAAGAAAAAATGGGTAA
- a CDS encoding Ger(x)C family spore germination protein has translation MWKRFLVIYFSVVLILTGCATSKIVDDVMLVRIITYDLIEDNKLLMKISVPIFKNPQSTDVELFEAKTGMSKIGKKLMNFEAPSPVVGGQVAVALYGEALARRGIYDLVDTLHRDASIGNRIKLAVTKGSATELLSKSLDSVGQRPGMYIENLILQNEKKESLPETNLHLFMKYYYSVGRDPYLPIIDKESGHAKITGIALFKKDKLVKEVLLKDLFILRMLIGEKYKSGSFEVSLEDKEEQSIEYEESVVLIENIRSKTKTKVTIKSNEPTIKLNVQLLGTVTELKDGGNLKNAQTIRKIERLAERRIEQRAHSLINELKESHVDPAGFGNHVKNHWREWDEKKWEEIYPKLKVDVQANVKIVSSGIIE, from the coding sequence ATGTGGAAACGGTTTTTAGTCATTTACTTTAGTGTAGTTCTCATTTTGACAGGCTGTGCAACGTCAAAGATTGTAGACGATGTCATGCTTGTACGTATTATTACTTATGATCTTATTGAAGACAATAAATTACTTATGAAGATTTCAGTGCCGATATTTAAAAACCCACAGTCAACAGATGTCGAATTGTTTGAAGCAAAAACAGGCATGAGCAAAATTGGCAAGAAGTTAATGAATTTTGAAGCACCGAGTCCGGTTGTTGGTGGTCAAGTTGCTGTAGCTTTGTATGGAGAAGCGTTAGCTCGAAGAGGAATATATGATTTAGTGGATACTCTCCACCGGGATGCTTCAATTGGAAATAGAATAAAGCTTGCTGTTACAAAAGGAAGCGCAACTGAGCTTTTAAGTAAAAGCTTAGATTCTGTTGGTCAGCGTCCAGGGATGTATATCGAAAATTTAATTCTTCAAAATGAAAAAAAAGAAAGTTTGCCCGAGACCAACCTTCATTTATTTATGAAATATTATTATAGTGTTGGAAGGGATCCTTATCTGCCAATAATAGACAAAGAAAGCGGGCATGCAAAAATCACCGGTATCGCCTTATTTAAAAAGGACAAGCTTGTGAAAGAAGTGCTGCTGAAAGATTTATTTATTTTACGCATGTTAATCGGAGAAAAGTATAAAAGTGGAAGTTTTGAAGTGTCTTTGGAAGATAAAGAAGAGCAATCAATCGAATACGAAGAAAGCGTTGTACTTATTGAAAATATTCGCTCAAAAACGAAAACGAAAGTCACGATAAAAAGTAACGAGCCAACCATCAAATTAAACGTTCAGTTATTGGGCACTGTAACGGAACTTAAAGATGGAGGAAATTTAAAAAATGCCCAAACCATTCGAAAAATTGAACGCTTGGCAGAACGGCGAATCGAGCAGAGAGCTCATTCTTTAATCAATGAACTTAAAGAGTCACATGTTGACCCTGCAGGATTTGGTAATCATGTGAAAAACCATTGGAGAGAATGGGATGAAAAGAAATGGGAAGAAATCTATCCTAAGTTAAAAGTAGATGTGCAGGCAAATGTAAAAATCGTAAGCTCAGGAATTATTGAATAA